One Malania oleifera isolate guangnan ecotype guangnan chromosome 9, ASM2987363v1, whole genome shotgun sequence DNA segment encodes these proteins:
- the LOC131163689 gene encoding uncharacterized protein LOC131163689, which produces MALNSYRWGYVRIITGTILGGILGFYVMHRVEVSYKEKMKERLRKYESELKKKEKLNQLEDSM; this is translated from the exons atggcgTTAAATTCTTACAGATGGGGTTATGTTCGGATCATTACCGGCACAATTCTTGGTGGCATCCTCGGTTTCTACGTTATGCATCGTGTCGAAGTTAGCTACAAG GAGAAGATGAAggagagattgagaaaatacgAAAGTGAActcaagaagaaagaaaaattgaatcaGCTTGAAGATTCAATGTAG
- the LOC131163691 gene encoding mitochondrial carnitine/acylcarnitine carrier-like protein, with protein sequence MEDVAKDLTSGTVGGVAQLICGHPFDTIKVKLQSQPAPHPGQPLKYSGAMDAVKQTFAAEGPKGFYKGMGAPLATVAAFNAVLFTVRGQMEALLRSQPGAPLTVNQQVVCGAGAGLAVSFLACPTELIKCRLQAQSVLAESGSGAVAVKYGGPMDVARQVLRSEGGAVGLFKGLVPTLAREIPGNAVTFGVYEALKQFLAGGQDTSGLGKGSLILAGGLAGASFWAGVYPTDVIKSVIQVDDYKNPKYNGSFDALRKILASEGVKGLYKGFGPAMVRSVPANAACFLAYEVMRSNLG encoded by the exons ATGGAGGACGTAGCCAAGGACTTAACTTCGGGGACTGTTGGGGGGGTAGCACAGTTGATTTGTGGACACCCCTTTGACACCATCAAGGTCAAGCTCCAGAGCCAGCCTGCTCCACACCCTGGTCAGCCCCTCAAATATTCTGGTGCAATGGATGCTGTCAAGCAAACATTTGCAGCAGAAGGCCCAAAGGGCTTTTACAAAGGCATGGGAGCACCCCTTGCCACTGTGGCTGCCTTCAATGCCGTCCTCTTCACAGTGAGGGGACAAATGGAGGCATTATTGAGGTCTCAGCCTGGTGCACCCCTAACAGTTAACCAGCAGGTTGTCTGTGGAGCTGGGGCTGGACTCGCGGTTTCCTTTCTAGCTTGCCCCACTGAATTGATCAAGTGCAG ATTGCAAGCTCAGAGCGTATTGGCAGAGTCTGGCTCAGGTGCCGTGGCAGTGAAGTATGGTGGCCCAATGGATGTGGCAAGGCAGGTTCTCAGATCAGAAGGGGGTGCTGTGGGTCTCTTTAAGGGCTTGGTTCCCACCCTGGCTCGTGAAATACCTGGAAATGCTGTAACGTTTGGTGTCTATGAAGCCCTGAAGCAGTTTTTAGCAGGTGGCCAAGACACATCTGGGTTGGGAAAGGGCTCTTTAATTTTGGCGGGAGGCTTGGCTGGTGCTTCCTTCTGGGCTGGTGTCTACCCAACTGATGTTATCAAGAGTGTAATTCAGGTGGATGATTACAAAAATCCAAAGTATAACGGTTCTTTCGATGCCTTGAGAAAGATCCTGGCATCAGAGGGAGTCAAAGGCCTATACAAGGGTTTTGGACCTGCCATGGTCCGTAGTGTTCCAGCAAATGCAGCATGTTTCTTGGCATACGAGGTGATGAGGTCTAATTTGGGATGA